A region from the Sulfitobacter sp. D7 genome encodes:
- a CDS encoding ABC transporter substrate-binding protein yields MPKARAKQTPEAAICGAGAALTRRRLLLGLGGSSALFGLSGCGGLSLTGGDKLPPANAVGQAVLLAPLSGPRASLGQIMLAAASLGGNSTAPGAEVAVVDAGDSDASAVAAAKAAQAGGARMILGPMFSGQSRAVAAAVDVPVVSLSNDSSIAGGNLFVFGITPQQSAKSILGFAASRGKRSVATVVPPGAFGALSATAAQAVAASVGIKMPAPVVAASAAGLVDKIRAANGGALPDAVYLPVVGGPFEEQATALKSSGVQLLGSEQWASITPYRIAALQDGWFAAPDPVGFEAFATAFAEVSEADPGVLAGLAFDAVEMARILGRIAQQDRKGLLREAGFDGVVGPYRFQKDGQCSRGLAILSVTNGANNLIGSTGA; encoded by the coding sequence ATGCCAAAAGCACGAGCGAAACAAACCCCCGAAGCCGCGATTTGCGGGGCTGGGGCGGCGCTGACACGGCGGCGTCTGTTGCTGGGTCTTGGTGGGTCATCGGCGCTCTTTGGTCTGTCGGGCTGTGGCGGGCTGTCTCTGACGGGGGGCGACAAGCTGCCGCCAGCGAATGCGGTGGGTCAGGCGGTTCTGCTGGCCCCTCTCAGCGGGCCGCGAGCGTCATTAGGTCAGATCATGCTGGCCGCTGCAAGCCTTGGCGGCAATTCCACAGCACCGGGCGCAGAGGTGGCGGTGGTTGACGCGGGCGATAGCGACGCCTCGGCGGTTGCGGCGGCCAAAGCGGCGCAGGCGGGCGGCGCGCGGATGATCTTGGGGCCCATGTTCTCGGGGCAAAGCCGCGCCGTGGCAGCGGCGGTGGATGTGCCGGTGGTGTCGCTGTCCAACGACAGCTCAATCGCTGGGGGGAACCTCTTTGTTTTTGGCATCACCCCGCAGCAATCGGCCAAATCGATCCTTGGGTTTGCGGCCTCGCGTGGCAAGCGCAGCGTGGCCACCGTCGTCCCGCCCGGTGCCTTCGGGGCCCTGTCGGCAACAGCCGCGCAGGCGGTGGCGGCCAGCGTCGGAATTAAGATGCCCGCCCCGGTGGTCGCGGCATCGGCCGCAGGGCTGGTGGACAAAATCCGCGCGGCCAACGGCGGCGCGCTGCCCGATGCGGTCTATCTGCCCGTGGTCGGCGGACCCTTCGAGGAACAGGCCACTGCCCTCAAATCCAGCGGGGTGCAACTGCTGGGCTCCGAGCAATGGGCCTCGATCACCCCCTACCGGATCGCGGCGCTGCAAGACGGGTGGTTCGCCGCCCCCGACCCGGTGGGTTTCGAAGCCTTCGCCACCGCCTTTGCCGAGGTCAGCGAGGCCGACCCCGGCGTGCTGGCAGGGCTGGCATTCGACGCCGTGGAAATGGCCCGCATCCTTGGCCGGATTGCCCAGCAAGACCGCAAAGGACTGCTGCGTGAGGCGGGCTTTGACGGTGTTGTCGGCCCCTACCGGTTCCAGAAAGACGGGCAATGCAGCCGCGGCTTGGCGATCCTTAGTGTGACCAATGGCGCCAACAACCTGATCGGCTCGACCGGCGCATGA
- a CDS encoding type II secretion system protein GspJ produces MTPRRDGMAGVTLVEMLVALSLFAMVGLAAFTTLDTILRVRAQTDGRLEHLARLDRALMIFGRDLIEADPQAVTLEAGVLSAPLQDGRTLRRYLRAEGELHRQSGTQNADPDLTQTLVPEVESLTFRVLDDGGIWHDTWPDPASDTPASAVDLRLEITGAGTLRRLVPLSQVVPK; encoded by the coding sequence ATGACCCCTCGGCGCGACGGCATGGCCGGGGTGACATTGGTCGAAATGCTGGTGGCGCTGAGCCTTTTTGCCATGGTCGGTCTTGCCGCCTTTACCACCTTGGACACGATCCTGCGGGTGCGCGCGCAGACCGATGGGCGGCTGGAGCATCTGGCCCGGCTTGACCGCGCGCTCATGATCTTTGGCCGCGATCTGATCGAAGCCGATCCGCAGGCGGTCACGTTGGAGGCGGGCGTACTCTCGGCTCCGCTGCAAGACGGGCGCACCCTGCGCCGCTACCTGCGTGCCGAGGGGGAATTGCACCGCCAGTCGGGCACGCAAAACGCTGACCCCGATCTGACGCAGACCCTGGTGCCAGAGGTCGAAAGCCTGACTTTTCGGGTGCTCGACGACGGGGGCATTTGGCATGACACCTGGCCTGACCCCGCCAGCGACACTCCGGCGTCTGCCGTGGACCTGCGCCTTGAGATCACCGGAGCAGGCACACTGCGGCGGCTGGTGCCATTAAGCCAAGTGGTGCCGAAATGA
- a CDS encoding general secretion pathway protein GspK: MRAREAGVILINVLVALALGAAIVVLMFTSQENLMDGTRRAAAATQAEALALGAEASLVAALRRDMEVAPETDHMAEPWALAAQEEVQLETGSFSITVNDAQARFDLNALAAGRLAQQQTLAQLITALELPDRVALDINDHLIRRGPVRVLAEIQALDAQTRAALAPHVSLLPQSGNVNLNTANETVMAVMLGSPSAARQLVKRRAAAGFLTKGDLTDAGIVTLDGIGFTSAVFDVESRAEVDGLTVTLSSRLLRRTVLGQKEVRVIARSFSPQGADTAPLPDPPPFRP, from the coding sequence ATGAGGGCGCGTGAGGCTGGGGTGATCCTGATCAACGTGCTGGTGGCACTGGCGCTTGGCGCGGCCATTGTCGTGTTGATGTTCACCTCGCAGGAAAACCTGATGGACGGCACCCGCCGGGCTGCGGCGGCCACGCAGGCCGAAGCGCTGGCGCTTGGCGCGGAGGCATCACTGGTCGCCGCCCTGCGCCGCGACATGGAAGTGGCCCCCGAGACCGACCATATGGCCGAGCCTTGGGCGCTGGCCGCGCAGGAGGAGGTTCAACTGGAAACCGGCAGCTTCTCGATCACCGTGAATGACGCGCAGGCGCGGTTTGACCTCAACGCCTTGGCGGCGGGCCGGCTTGCGCAGCAGCAGACATTGGCGCAACTGATCACTGCGCTGGAACTGCCGGACCGTGTGGCGCTCGATATAAATGACCACCTGATCCGGCGCGGCCCGGTGCGGGTCTTGGCGGAAATCCAAGCGTTGGACGCCCAGACCCGCGCCGCGCTGGCACCCCATGTCAGCCTGCTGCCGCAGTCCGGGAATGTGAATTTGAACACGGCCAATGAGACGGTGATGGCCGTGATGCTGGGCTCGCCCAGTGCGGCGCGACAGCTTGTCAAACGGCGCGCGGCGGCAGGCTTTCTTACCAAGGGCGACCTCACCGACGCGGGGATTGTGACGCTGGACGGGATTGGCTTCACCTCGGCGGTCTTTGACGTCGAAAGCCGGGCCGAGGTTGACGGTCTCACGGTCACGCTGAGTTCGCGGCTGCTGCGCCGCACGGTGCTAGGTCAAAAGGAAGTGCGCGTCATTGCGCGCAGTTTCTCGCCCCAAGGGGCAGATACAGCCCCCCTGCCCGACCCGCCGCCCTTTCGCCCCTAA
- a CDS encoding DUF4331 domain-containing protein: MTISVRTLLRGSCASALCLTTTLASASSHREAPGITEQPKIDATDFYMFKSYEAGRGDYVTLIANYQPLQAPYGGPNYFTMDPDAIYEIHVSNDADAEEEITFQFKFDNNLTGGTGIQLDIGGETVGIPLRAAGQITASNPTAALGETESYGVTMITGDRRSGDRAELTHSGGATFTKPLDNVGNKTLPDYEAYADAYIYDNVEIPGCGTGRVFAGQREEAFAVNLGEIFDLVNLVPVQGPDNPMWPQYNDPDFNANGIVQDRANDDLIGKANVTTLALEVPIDCLTQGDEAVIGAWTTASLPQGELEDPSPTYEQTSLFGGAWVQQSRLSNPLVNEVVIGLADKDLFNAAEPTIDEALAVYVTNPTLPALLDILFRDALGASGDIAPSNFPRNDLVTAFLSGFPGVNQPANFDASTDLSEMLRLNTTFPATPRDDQHTFGLLAEDLGGFPNGRRPGDDTVDLALRVMMGRLCHNVPLGQEVSGDPSAEDSINLGLCGDGDPDDTAPAGEVPFTDGAPLRATELRASFPYLNTPIAGSPNN, encoded by the coding sequence ATGACTATTTCTGTTCGTACCCTGCTACGAGGGAGCTGCGCCAGCGCATTGTGCCTGACGACGACCCTTGCATCAGCGTCGTCACACCGCGAAGCGCCCGGTATCACCGAGCAGCCAAAGATCGACGCCACCGATTTCTACATGTTCAAAAGCTATGAGGCAGGGCGCGGCGACTATGTGACCTTGATCGCCAACTACCAGCCTTTGCAGGCCCCTTATGGCGGTCCGAACTATTTCACCATGGATCCCGATGCGATCTATGAGATCCACGTCAGCAACGATGCCGACGCCGAGGAAGAGATCACCTTCCAGTTCAAATTCGACAACAACCTGACGGGCGGCACCGGTATCCAGCTTGATATCGGCGGTGAGACCGTGGGCATCCCGCTGCGCGCGGCTGGCCAGATCACCGCCAGCAACCCCACAGCCGCCTTGGGCGAGACCGAAAGCTACGGTGTCACCATGATCACCGGCGACCGCCGTAGCGGCGATCGCGCCGAACTGACCCACTCGGGCGGTGCAACCTTCACCAAGCCCCTCGACAACGTCGGCAACAAGACACTGCCCGACTACGAGGCCTATGCCGACGCCTATATCTACGACAATGTCGAGATTCCGGGCTGTGGCACCGGCCGTGTATTTGCCGGTCAGCGCGAAGAAGCCTTTGCCGTGAACCTCGGCGAGATCTTCGATCTGGTGAACCTTGTGCCCGTGCAAGGCCCTGATAACCCGATGTGGCCGCAGTACAATGACCCGGATTTCAATGCGAACGGCATCGTGCAGGACCGCGCCAATGACGATCTGATCGGCAAGGCCAATGTCACCACGCTGGCACTTGAAGTCCCGATTGACTGTCTGACCCAAGGCGATGAAGCTGTGATCGGAGCCTGGACCACCGCAAGCCTGCCGCAGGGTGAGCTTGAAGATCCGTCGCCGACCTATGAGCAGACTTCGCTCTTTGGCGGTGCTTGGGTGCAGCAGTCGCGTCTGTCGAACCCGCTGGTGAACGAAGTCGTCATCGGTCTGGCCGACAAGGACCTCTTCAACGCAGCCGAGCCGACCATCGACGAAGCCCTCGCGGTCTATGTTACCAACCCGACCCTGCCGGCCTTGCTGGACATCCTGTTCCGCGATGCGCTTGGTGCCTCGGGCGACATCGCACCGTCGAACTTCCCGCGCAATGACCTTGTGACGGCGTTCTTGTCGGGCTTTCCGGGTGTGAACCAGCCAGCTAACTTCGATGCGTCCACCGACCTGTCGGAAATGCTGCGTCTGAACACCACTTTCCCGGCGACACCACGTGACGATCAGCACACCTTTGGCCTGCTGGCCGAAGACCTGGGTGGTTTCCCGAACGGCCGTCGCCCCGGCGATGACACGGTCGACCTTGCCCTGCGTGTGATGATGGGCCGTCTGTGTCACAACGTGCCGCTGGGTCAGGAAGTCAGCGGCGATCCAAGTGCCGAAGACAGCATCAACCTTGGCCTTTGTGGCGATGGTGACCCTGATGACACAGCACCAGCGGGCGAAGTTCCCTTCACCGATGGTGCGCCGTTGCGGGCCACCGAACTGCGGGCGTCCTTCCCCTATCTGAATACGCCGATCGCCGGTTCGCCGAACAACTAA